A genomic segment from Corythoichthys intestinalis isolate RoL2023-P3 chromosome 2, ASM3026506v1, whole genome shotgun sequence encodes:
- the cldn10d gene encoding claudin-10 → MKYRTVVMYTEIGCFVSCLCGWILVCSTLPTEYWTFSEVGSIVLTTSNYYSNLWRDCISDTTGVSDCKDYPSMLALPAFLHACRALAVCAVITGFFGGVLTLIGMKCTKIGGSEIANARVTFAGGITYLASGFCGMITYSWWANRVITEFLDPNFRAQKFELGAAVFVGWGGSVLLLSGGTVLSYFSGKEGLPSSSSNRPRRPATYATARTRKSYMLPPTSSRVTLGPPLFYEGRKSRQSRVATKTTATFSRDDFV, encoded by the exons ATGAAGTACAGGACTGTAGTAATGTACACCGAAATTGGTTGCTTCGTCTCCTGCCTTTGTGGTTGGATCCTTGTGTGCTCCACCCTTCCCACGGAGTACTGGACTTTCTCTGAGGTGGGCAGTATTGTGCTGACCACCTCCAACTACTACTCAAACCTGTGGAGGGACTGCATCTCAGACACCACCGGGGTGTCCGACTGCAAAGACTACCCCTCCATGCTGGCTCTACCTG CGTTCCTGCACGCCTGCCGAGCTTTGGCAGTCTGTGCAGTCATCACTGGCTTCTTTGGTGGCGTTCTCACCCTAATTGGAATGAAGTGCACCAAAATAGgcggatcagaaattgcaaatgCAAGAGTGACCTTTGCGGGAGGAATCACCTATCTGGCTTCAG GCTTCTGTGGTATGATCACTTACTCGTGGTGGGCCAACAGAGTCATCACAGAATTTCTTGACCCCAATTTCAGAGCTCAAAA atttgagctTGGAGCTGCAGTTTTCGTCGGCTGGGGAGGTTCTGTCCTCTTGCTCTCTGGTGGGACGGTGTTAAGTTACTTTTCTGGAAAAGAAGGCCTTCcatcaag TTCTTCAAACCGCCCACGGCGACCAGCCACTTACGCCACCGCCCGGACCCGAAAGTCCTACATGCTGCCACCTACCTCCTCCAGGGTGACTCTGGGGCCACCGCTGTTTTATGAGGGCAGGAAGAGTCGACAAAGCAGAGTTGCAACAAAGACGACCGCCACCTTCAGCAGGGATGACTTTGTTTga